The Silene latifolia isolate original U9 population chromosome Y, ASM4854445v1, whole genome shotgun sequence sequence cctataagatacgttcgagagatgtgacggtatgaaaatactgtcatgtagatgccaattttgactaaccagttagtccgagttatttgactagtaattagtcaaatatgtgatgttgagatattatatttaatacggattaaatatcatgggctaaggcgaattaaccagttaattcgtaaaattaaatataaaacgatttatatttaattaaatgcatattgaatataattatacaatactgtttttgtcggacacgaattaataattcagctaacccgtattattagctgatgccttaatttcagATAActgataacagtttataatcaaaccgcgtcatatacatttagtcattggggttcggactacgagtcaaatagaagaggaaatggaaaagcccatttcctccccatggactcggcttggccgaattaggagaacatgggttaatatccgtatactaccctttaaatttaggactataacgtaaatttaacatgtgaatatcgtcataaaacataaatacaatatagaaacgataaggaattagaatcaacctcgggtccttatagtgcggcgtaaagaaagaatgtaaatcaaatgagattccctcctaattgttgcacccaagaccttgtccgagatatgcccttgtgctagaacgtgttctccgattgccttgcaatattgggagaactgatgtgagtttgcttgagatgtgagatctcggtttctacagagaagaatgctcttcgaaaccctaattatctttcactaatgatgattaggttaaacaagaaggaggaggctctccttttgttctcctaattcggccaagccgagtccatggggaggaaatgggcttttccatttcctcttctatttgactcgtagtccgaaccccaatgactaaatgtatatgacgcggtttgattataaactgttatcggttatcggaaattaaggcatcagctaataatacgggttagctgaattattaattcgtgtccgacaaaaacagtattgtataattatattcaatatgcatttaattaaatataaatcgttttatatttaattttacgaattaactggttaattcgccttagcccatgatatttaatccgtattaaatataatatctcaacatcacatatttgactaattactagtcaaataactcggactaactggttagtcaaaattggcatctacatgacagtattttcataccgtcacatctctcgaacgtatcttataggtgtgacttttagggaccagttgatcaccgccatctgtatgacaataacgtcaaacttatctagcaagccaaccgttattgataaacgtggatcaactgataataataccaaagtatgccctttgatccttttagaggtttataagtccttgcactaactgttaaggacaccaaccccaacaagctcccacttgtccgtacaagtgtatgtgcaatgacgttatccgcactaactggaggacacaagctccaacaaactcccacttgtccgtacaagtgtatgtgcgataaccgattctcatattcatttaaaatttctcccactcaatgtaaaacaatttgcagatccggatccgcaaaggtcgtattttacaatcgatctgtatctagagtggtttccccgactagagagtaacttaactgataaaacgaatccgtatccgagcatggccatgcatttcgattctgactcctcgagtggccctgagaaatatcgagtacctgataaaggctgaatatttccttcaactcgaactccttccgatctaagcacagcatgaaatgacccagaaaaaatctacttggccccctgttacggatgaccgtgagaaagaaaccaaagtcacccaaaatctgccttagtctcaagagacagtcgatagtcaaaagaatcgactcttaggatcaccatggaggtcctatccacgaccaggcaacgaatgttataaaacatttaggactccacgtcgatgtcacaattgtgtcctacgaaatatccgtataaatcgcctctgtgattggtcagtcaacctgttgacttatggctcgttgaacccaccatcaaccaacgtcacaaaataattgccagagttatcagctcatgtgggcaattaaggactgaaaaagatatgatgtttgttcagatcactttgtggtgttcaaaattgtcgtacaattccacatgaaaaacaaaatatatataaaatatcaaaacgatgatgtcgtatagagtacaagagaggatgaatctgatccataaaagagtactacaacttaggaacacgtttaattcccatggaattaacatgcccttcatgcttatcttgtcgtaatgctttagtgagaggatctcatatgttatcatctcgtagcaatcttttctatcactctcgtcttttgctccacgtaatctccgattagatgagctttccgttgtacatgtctagacttgttgctagactttggctccttagcttggaagatggcaccactattgtcgcaatagatggtgatcgggtcattcgaactaggcactacagagagcccatgtaagaattgacgcatccatatcgcttcctttgtagcttcggatgcggcatagtactcggactcggtcgtagaatctctttatagctttgtttgtttcgaactcttccactgatcaagccattaagagtaaaaacgaatccagaccgagatttcgagtcatctcgatccgtttggaagctagcatctcacgaaccggttgcgcatagcttttgttcacctccataagtcaatgcccaatctttagtcctccgtaggtacttaagaatgttcttgacagccaaccaatgtggttcacctggttgctgttggaatcgacttgtcatactcaatgcatatgccacgtctggacgtgtgcatatcatggcatacatgattgatcctatagccgaagcataaggaatccgtgtcatgcgctctttctcttccggtgtctcggtgcccgagacttgctcaaatgcacccactgagccataggaaggaaccccttcttggagttagtcatgctttgaatctctctaggactttgtctatgtaagactccccgatcgagagataacatccgtcgtgatctatctcgatagatacggatgcccagaattctttgtgcctctcccagatctttcatctggaaatggtttttcaaccatactttcaccgaagttaagagaggtatgtcattcccaatcaggagtatgtcgtcaacatacaatattaggaagacaatcttgctcccactcgacttgatatatagacatggttcctcgacagatcgagtaaatccattttcttttatcacttggtcgaagcgatgattccaactccttgatgcttgcttaagtccataaatggaacgcttaagtttgcatactttcttaggatgtactggatcgatgaaaccttccggttgtaccatgtacaactcttcctccaaaaagccgtttaagaaggcggttttcacgtccatttgccaaatttcatagtcatgaaaagcggcaatcgctaagataatccgaatggaacgcagcatgactacgggtgcgaaaatttcatcgtagtgcaaacctggcacttgggtgaaacctttagcaactagtcgtgctttatagatatcttgttgaccttccacagaatgctttatcttgtaaagccatttgcattgaaggggacgaaccttagcaggtaagtcaacaaggtcccacacgttgttctcatacatggagtccatctcggattgcatggcctcaagccatagctttgagtcagaactagtcatggcacctttataggttgcgggttcactactcgttaagagtagaacgtcatctatgtcatgttcctcgaccataccaatgtatctgtccggaggaatagagactcttcccgaccttctaggttcctcaggaatattcaccgcagccgggattgaaggaacaggttcctccaatggttgctcggtgtttggttctggaatctccgacaggtcgaaggttctatcactctttgcattctcgagaaattccttctctaagaatgtcgcactagccgcaacaaaaacacgttgttcggttggcgaatagaagtaatgaccacgtgttcctttaggataacctataaagtatgtcttgaccgatcgcgggccgagcttatcttcaggtctccacttgacataagcctcgcagccccaaacccgtataaaggacaagttagggaccgttcccttccatagttcatatggagtcttgtcaacactttagacggacttgatttaagtattagagcagtgacaaaaagagcataaccccataacgaatcaggtaaaaccgtgtgactcatcatggatcgaaccatatcaagtagtgttcgatttctccgttcggacacaccattcaaatgggtgttccaggtggagttaaccgtagggcgatcccacgtctttaaggtgttgatcaaactcgtgagaaagatactcgccaccacgatccgaacgtagtgtttttatctttctaccaagtaggttctcagaccctattttggtattctttgaatttctcaaaggattcacttttgtgcttcattaagtagacataaccatatctacttaaatcatccgtgaaagtgatgaaatacctatagccttctcgtgcgttgattgacatagggccacatacatccgtgtgtatgagtcctaataggtcagcagcgcgcattccaacacctttgaaggaaatacgagtcatcttaccgatgagacatgattcacacgtgccaaataattgaaaatcaaaggccgagatagctccatgtttaatgagtCGTTTTACgcgttctcattaatgtgtcccatacggcgattagcatagatacgtttgatctttgtcaccaacctttaactttttattcattacgtgtaatatttcggtggtctgatctaaaacataaattccattcatggagactgccctgccataaatcatattgtgtaaagagaaaatgcaagtattattctcaattacaaatgaaaatccgagtttgtcaagtgcagaaactgaaataatgtttttcgaaagactaggaacataatagcaatcatataatgataactcaaatccgctaggaagctggatcacatatgttcccctcgagacggcaaccactcttgctccattcccgacacgcaggtcaacctcaccctttgcgagaggttcgagatttcggaggccctgcacatgattacacagatgagaaccacaaccagtatcaagtacccaagttccgtaacttgcgtggttaatctcaatcatatgaataaaagtagaagaagaagacataccaacaggtttaacacgacccgcttttatgtcctcatggtaaacaggacatgtgcgtctccagcGCCCAGACTTGTGGCAGTGATGACATTCCATGTTATccattttgctctttgtcgcgccgatgaggtgctcgactcaccaggcccactcttaccgaacccgacttcttgaacttcgccttacctctcgctaggtttgctgagctttgcccttaccctttcctttatttgacacaacgagaacatcctgtttcatgctcccactggacttcatgtccttctcggtgctgtcgagaagggagtgcagttcatggggagttttcttcaaatcattcatatagtaattcgctctaaattgcgaataaccatcgtggagtgaatgaagaatacggtcgataacaatattctcgctgatgttacgattaaaggtctccgacttctcgacattctcaatcatgttgagaatgtgtgggctaaccggttggcccttctggagtctcgcatcaaagaagcgagtggtatgctcataagtcacgattctcggtgctttcgagaattccttggtgagcgtggtgaaaatcttgtttgcaccatgggctatgaagcgtttacgaaaattgggttccattgcaaaaatgagtacgtttttaatcgcacccgcttccatacagaaatcattaaacttggtgatttcagcagctctagccgtgggacctgggtttgccggatgggctccaagagatatttgagcttcccgtcggccaaggcagacattccgtaatgccgcctcccggtccatgcgagttggatccatcattcttgatcgagtagaccgattcatccgattcatgaagatcctaagcccggactcacggtccaatgtggcacttggcattgggttatcacttgaaccaaaACTACCATTTGTAGTTGAgcgatttaaaatcgtgatctacactttgaaaaagaaagaaaaacaaaacgaaataagcaactcatcgaggtgatttaagtctattttaaaattcattttaaacatgtagactctcccacttgcataattgatctccctcaagaatgatacaagtgatcccaagactcaatttcgtaaaccgataagccaacttgtttagctaattcttcctgaagaactcttggtcgatagatttacgaaatcctatctatagtccaccataatcacaggatcgtacgagtgatcatagtgttgagataaaataggtcaatcggttccaacttacccgacgtagaaggggtcatattatgcctaccgacgaagaagggacttattggagtttgacctataaagaccgttctcaatttttgtttatacgaggaagatcccatcaacaaaattataattcattttaagtgaacgaataactagcgtttgtcgtgaatgaattaatttaggtgatggcttaaaatcgtgtgacatgcgaatgtcaaagaaaactaactcgtgacctctatatgtgtccgttttcatgcaattattaggtggtttggtttttaggcggaatatgatgcatactatcgttacgataacataaataattgaatgcaatacgtaaataaaatttcctagtgtggcctatcctaataaaaagaacaaaatacaactttggaatccaccgttggacccaagaagcttgtcttgttgttccatcttgatccagttagcgggagtgagcatctggtctccgtctttggtcttctcaaaaattacaattaaaattacaaaatataaacctaattacattctaattaaaaactgtaattacaagtgaaaaatccaaaacggagatacgagatctcaaaatacaaccaagaccgtgttccatcattacggtaacacgttctactaaggccacactaagttacaaccgtttgcaaaatgaataaataaatacgtaataaaaggcattcaaaaacattcataattaacgataaataaaaatgcatcaactaaaaacaaattcattcgtgacataattccgtaattatgttaaatttatccaaaccaccttttaatgattaaaattcatgtgataaaaccgcttctatcaatttaattttaatcaaatacagtccgttactttaaatacgctttaaaataacttaatggtacgtggtgaaccgtttcacaatcatagcgagtgtacaatatccgtataaagtacatattatggccaaaagaaaatttaaagaaaaaggaataaattttcaaagtcatgttaaaacaaaatccctcgatccaggggacacaggtgctcgatcgaggaacacacgaggctcgatcgatcgaacgcAAGTCGATCGAAAGGATTGCCAAacaaggtgctcgatcgactaaacggtggtcgatcgagtacttttatcaacaaaagctgctcgatcgaaatcgaggacaactcgatcgagcaaagaggGTTTTAAAAGGGGgccgatcgagtacaacagggactcgatcgaacaaaatcaAGATTAaataacactcgatcgagtagaaatacgctcgatcgaatgcaaacatggctgaaacttcaaaaccctcgtgaaaacagtttgacaaaacaaaatcaattgcaattttgatcaaaacgcatcaaaacaagtttaacaattgacaaaaacttgacatattgctataatctccgtataaaataacaacatgtgaAAACAATATGATAAGCAAGATGAATGAACCGTGTAAGACATGTCACGATCAAAAAAAAACTTTagccgtgtaaactggacacggttttcgagacaaaaaaacgcagcaacacaaaaaaaaaattttcgtgATTAAAACCTGCTGCCTCACGGTTTTAAAGCAAAAACGCAAcatccgtgtatacaaggcacggatttcgagacaaacataaccgtttcaaaatcgttttatgaaaaacacatagaaaaatttacgtaacctggctctgatactacttgaaggttaatatccgtatactaccctttaaatttaggactataacgtaaatttaacatgtgaatatcgtcataaaacataaatacaatatagaaacgataaggaattagaatcaacctcgggtccttatagtgcggcgtaaagaacagaaatcaaatgagattccctcctaattgttgcacccaagaccttgtccgagatatgcccttgtgctagaacgtgttctccgattgccttgcaatattgggagaactgatgtgagtttgcttgagatgtgagatctcggtttctacagagaagaatgctcttcgaaaccctaattatctttcactaatgatgattaggttaaacaagaaggaggaggctctcctttttgttctcctaattcggccaagccgagtccatggggaggaaatgggcttttccatttcctcttctatttgactcgtagtccgaaccccaatgactaaatgtatatgacgcgtttGATTATAAATcatatcggttatcggaaattaaggcatcggctaataatacgggttagctgaattattaatacgtgtccgacaaaaaaacagtattgtataattatattcaatatgcatttaattaaatataaatcgtttatatttaatttctacgaattaatcagttaattcgctttagcccatgatatttaatccgtattaaatataatatctcaacatcacatatttgactaattactagtcaaataactcggactaactggttagtcaaaattggcatctacatgacagtattttcataccgtcacatctctcgaacgtatcttataggtgtgacttttagggaccagttgatcaccgccatctgtatgacaataacgtcaaacttatctagcaagccaaccgttattgataaacgtggatcaactgataataataccaaagtatgccctttgatccttttagaggtttataagtccttgcactaactgttaaggacaccaaccccaacagctTAGTGTTATTATTGTCTTACTCTAATGTTATTGTTGTGTTATTCTATTGTTAATGTAGTTTTACTGTAGTGTTAATCAATTGCTAAGTTTTTCAATTGTGTTAGGCAATGTTAGCGTAGTGACATTGTAGTATTACTCTGGTGTTACTTTGCTAGTATTGTGGTATTATTGTATATGTGTTAGCTTAGTGTTACTCTTGTGTTACTTTAGTGTTACTCTTGTGTTATTGTTGTATTATTCTATTGTTATTGTAGTTTTACTGTAGTGTTAATTAAATGCTCGTAATATACtaacaagaagttgataaacacTTTTTTTGGGTGAAAAAAACGAGTTGATAAACACCGAAATGAAAGATTAGGCTatgtgggagtcgaacccacgTCTATGTTCAAAATTACACATTGTTCTGCCACTGAACTAATAGCCTTCGATTTATCTGACTAGTGTACTCTTCAGATGTAATGTAAAATTCGTCAATTTGTGCATTCGAGCACAGAATTAAACAACAAATTAACTTAATCTTGATGCAAGCGAACAGTGAACATATTTGATATGTATAAACTAATCAAAAATGTGACGATGACCAAGAGGAACAAATAAAAGAAACATGTAGCATGGAAGAATTAGATACAGAAAGGGAATTAATCGTCATTGCCCACAATATCACACACCAAAATGAATATAAGGCAATGAGACCTACAGACCAGTGCATAACAGGTAACAAAGAAACAGCACCAGAACTCAATGTAGGCACAAATTCATTTGATTCATACCATTCTAGCTTCTGTGATTTCCTCCCTCGCTTTCTAGAGATGAAGGTTCTTTGCATTCGACCACCAATGTTCGACTTTTGCGCAACCTCGACGACTAGCTGTCTAGCCTGATAATAAAGCAACCGTCGTCGAGCCCAGATTTGTGCACCCTCTTGCTTCGTTCATCTCTGCTCCCCGACCCAGATTCGGCACCGAGATGGGAAACAAATCCACAACTGATTCGCACCACCACGGGCGATTTCAGTGTTATCTCCCACCTTTGGCGAAGAGAACAACTTCATTCACCACCGTCACCGATTGGCAAATAACAAAAAATCACACACAAAtgtccttcaaaaaaaaaatcacagaAAAATTCGAGAGATTTAAAAAGTAATACCAGTGAAATTAGTCAAGAAATTTACCATTAATTAGTTCAAGTATATAATCCTATACTAACATCACAATGACAACAAAACTTAAAATTCCATGTACAAGTTATCTTTTTAAGAGAAAACGATGTAAAAGAGTGGATCAAAATGCTAAACAAATAGGCCCAAGAAGGCAGCATCATCAGCAAATCAAAAAAAGGAATGGGGTTAGGTAGTGATGTGTGCTGTCATTTGTCTGTATATAGAGTTTGTCCTCTTGTGCATGTGAGCCAAGTTAACCTTAGAATCCTCTCTATATATACACGGCATGAAAATAAGGGTTGCACATAATACACAAAAAGTTATCAGAGAAATAGAATACAACCGCCAAACACAAATAATCTTCCTCATACATTCTGTGCATCATAATCAAACTAAATCAATTGCATACAATGTCTCTTAAGGCAAAAATCAACATGATATCAGAGCCATGAGCATTGTATGCTCTGGCTGCTGTTTATCCTTGTAGATCTGCGTTTCTTGTGTGGTAAGTCTTGTCTGCAACTTCTTCTTCTCAGTTTTATATTGTCTTACTTTAAAGTTTCAACCTTTAGGCAAGGGTCTGAGTAAGGTGTGTTGTTAGACTTGGTTGGTGACTGTAAGAAGTTGTTATATGTTTGCTAGTGCTGTCATTTGCCTAGAATAGTATCAAAATGCCTGATAATAGTGATAAGGAAGGAAAGACCATAGATGTCACTGACCCCTTGTACTGTAACCCAAATGATGTGAGAAGTACTCTCAAAATTACACCCATATTGACTGGAGTGGAAAACTATATACCTTGGAAGAGACAGATGGAGTTGGCTCTATCCACTAAGAGGAAGCTGGGACTAGTTACTGGGGCCTTAGAGAAACCAAAAAGTGATGGGAAAAACATTGAAGCTTGGATGGCTGCAAACAGTTTGGTTATTTATTGGATACTTCAGAATGTGAGTGAATCCATTAAGATGGCTGTGATGTATACTCAGTCAGCAAAAGAGATTTGGAAACTTCTTAAAAACAGGTACTTGGTGAGCAATGGTGCTAGAAAGTACAAACTGAACAAGGACACATATGAGTTCAAGCAAGAAGGATTGTCCATAACTGATTATTACATCAAACTCAGGACAGTCTGGGATGAGTTGGAGAACTTGAATGATTACCCTTTGATTAAACAGTTGAATGATGAAATCACTGCTTTTTTGGCTGCAATTCATAAACAAAAAGAAGAGGTTAAGCTATTTCAGTTTTTAAATGGTTTGGATTCTGGGTTTGCTACCCAAAGGAGTGTTGTGCTGTTAATGTCCCCGTTACCTACCGTTGATGATGTTGTATCCATCATGGTTCAAGAAGAAGCCCAGCAACAGAATATTCAATCTGCTCAAAAAACTGAAACAGAGGCCTCTGCCCTCCTTGGAAAGGGGGAGCAGATTGAAACTAAGTGTAAACATTGTGGGTATTCCAATCATTTGTCAGAACAATGCTGGTTTGGACCTGGAAATATGAAGCCAAGGAGAGGAGGTTTTAATGGACAACACAGGGGTCAAAGGGGATACAGAACAGCAAGAGGAGGAAATAGAGGAAGATGCAGGTCGTTTCAAAATCAAGGAGGCACTTATCAAAGTGGAAACAATTATCAGAATGGAAACAATTATCAGAGTGGAAATGGATATAATGGAAATGGAGGATACAGGAGAATGGCCGAGAATGTTCAAGCTGAAGCTAGTAGTGCAGATCTGGTGGCAGCTTTGGCAGCAACATCTAAACAGCTGGAGAATTTCATGAAGCTTGTCCCTAAGAATGCATCTACATCAAGGTCTGGTCATgacactgatgaggagcttgaatgCAACTTTGCAGGTACAATATCTTGCTATAACACTGCCACCACTGGTTGTGAATGGATAATAGACTCTGGGGCAAATGATCACATGGTCACAAGTCTGCAAAAACTCCAGATCGTGAGACCTCTTaaaagaaaattgaaaataaaCTTACCAAATGGTAACATATCTTATGTGACACATGTAGGTGAATTGTACCTTGAGAATGATTTAATTCTAAAAAATGTCATGCATGTCCCTGATTTCAGACACAATCTCATGTCTGTTCAGAAGTTGACCAAGGATAATAATTGTTGTGTTGTGTTTTATGGCACACATTGTGTTGTGCAGGACTGCACTACACTTAAGATCAAGGGAAGAGGAAGAGCTGTGAATGGATTATATCACTTAGAGAAACTCAAACAAAACTCCCCAAAAGCTGCTGACAACAAGTCAAATACTCACAAGAACTCTTTGTTTAATGCATCTTATGTTTTTTCTGTTTGTAATTCAAAGGCTGGCAGTATGTGCCCAAAATCAAATTCTCAAACAAAATGTAATGACAATATGACTTCCTTGAATGCAAATTTGAATGCTTATTCTCATTGGCAC is a genomic window containing:
- the LOC141629359 gene encoding uncharacterized protein LOC141629359; translation: MPDNSDKEGKTIDVTDPLYCNPNDVRSTLKITPILTGVENYIPWKRQMELALSTKRKLGLVTGALEKPKSDGKNIEAWMAANSLVIYWILQNVSESIKMAVMYTQSAKEIWKLLKNRYLVSNGARKYKLNKDTYEFKQEGLSITDYYIKLRTVWDELENLNDYPLIKQLNDEITAFLAAIHKQKEEECCAVNVPVTYR
- the LOC141633794 gene encoding uncharacterized protein LOC141633794; this encodes MVQEEAQQQNIQSAQKTETEASALLGKGEQIETKCKHCGYSNHLSEQCWFGPGNMKPRRGGFNGQHRGQRGYRTARGGNRGRCRSFQNQGGTYQSGNNYQNGNNYQSGNGYNGNGGYRRMAENVQAEASSADLVAALAATSKQLENFMKLVPKNASTSRSGHDTDEELECNFAGLHYT